From Desulfovibrio desulfuricans:
GCGGGAATGCTCCCCGCAGGTTTTTGACCCCAAAAAAGTCTACGGTCGATAGAAGGAAACTGTCATGAGCGCGGATACCATGCCCATCATCAAGCTTGGCGTGCCCAAGGGCTCGCTGGAAGAAGCCACCATCAACCTTTTTGAACGCGCGGGCTGGAAAATCCGCAAACATACGCGCAACTATTTTCCCGACATCAACGACCCGCAGATCACTGCCTCGCTCTGCCGCGTGCAGGAAATCGGCGAATACATCGAAGCTGGCGTGCTGGACGTGGGCATCACCGGCCTTGACTGGCTGACCGAGCGCAACCACGAAGACAAAGTGGTGCGCGTTTCCGACCTCGTATATTCCAAGACCTCCAACCGCCCCTGCCGCTGGGTGCTGGCCGTGGCGGGCGATTCGCCCTACCAGAAGGCCGCCGACCTCGCGGGCAAGCGCATCGCCACAGAGCTTCAAGGCCTGACGCAGCGCTATTTTGACCGCGAAGGCGTTAAGGTTGACGTGTTCTATTCGTGGGGCGCGACCGAAGCCAAGGTCGTGGAAGGTCTGGCTGACGGCATTGTGGAAGTGACCGAAACCGGCACTACCATCCGCGCTCACGGCCTGCGCATTATTGACGAGGTCATGGTTTCCTACCCCGTGCTCATTGCCAATAAAAAAGCATGGGAAGACCCCGCCAAGCGCGCCAAAATCGAACAGCTTGATCTGCTGCTCCAGGGTGCGCTCAAGGCAGAAAATCTGGTGGCCCTCAAGATGAACGCGCCAGCAGACAATCTGGCAGCCATCCTTGAAATGCTGCCCTCGCTCAATTCGCCCACGGTTTCGCCCCTGCGCGACACCCACTGGCTCTCGGTGGAATCCGTGGTGCAGATTGATGTTGTGCGCGATCTGATTCCCCGTCTGCGCCTTGCTGGCGCAGAGGGCATCATTGAATACGCGCTG
This genomic window contains:
- the hisG gene encoding ATP phosphoribosyltransferase — encoded protein: MSADTMPIIKLGVPKGSLEEATINLFERAGWKIRKHTRNYFPDINDPQITASLCRVQEIGEYIEAGVLDVGITGLDWLTERNHEDKVVRVSDLVYSKTSNRPCRWVLAVAGDSPYQKAADLAGKRIATELQGLTQRYFDREGVKVDVFYSWGATEAKVVEGLADGIVEVTETGTTIRAHGLRIIDEVMVSYPVLIANKKAWEDPAKRAKIEQLDLLLQGALKAENLVALKMNAPADNLAAILEMLPSLNSPTVSPLRDTHWLSVESVVQIDVVRDLIPRLRLAGAEGIIEYALNKVI